In a genomic window of Helianthus annuus cultivar XRQ/B chromosome 10, HanXRQr2.0-SUNRISE, whole genome shotgun sequence:
- the LOC110883965 gene encoding chaperonin CPN60-2, mitochondrial: protein MYRLAANLASKSRIARNNAQQMRNYAAKDIKFGVDARALMLRGVEELADAVKVTMGPKGRNVVIEQSYGAPKVTKDGVTVAKSIEFKDRVKNVGASLVKQVANATNDVAGDGTTCATVLTKAIYSEGCKSVAAGMNAMDLRRGITMAVDSVVTNLKSRARMISTSEEIAQVGTISANGEREIGELIAKAMEKVGKEGVITISDGKTLNNELEVVEGMKLDRGYISPYFITNTKNQKCELDDPLILIHEKKISSLNSIVKVLELALKNQRSLLIVAEDIESEALATLILNKLRAGIKVCAIKAPGFGESRKSNLQDLAILTGGEVITDELGMNLEKMSPDMLGTCKRVTISKDDTVILDGAGDKKAIEERCEQLRSSIELSTSDYDTEKLQERLAKLSGGVAVLKIGGASEAEVGEKKDRVTDALNATKAAVEEGIVPGGGVALLYASKELEKLQTANFDQKIGVQIIQNALKAPVHTIASNAGVEGAVVVGKLLEQDNPDIGYDAAKGQYVDMVKEGIIDPLKVIRTALVDAASVSSLLTTTEAVIVELPKDKESPAMTPGMGDY, encoded by the exons ATGTACCGTCTCGCCGCCAACCTCGCGTCCAAATCAAG GATTGCAAGAAACAATGCTCAGCAG ATGCGAAACTATGCTGCAAAAGATATTAAATTTGGAGTGGATGCTAGAGCTTTGATGCTTAGAGGTGTTGAGGAGCTTGCTGATGCTGTTAAAGTTACCATGGGTcctaag GGGCGTAACGTGGTCATTGAACAAAGTTATGGAGCTCCCAAGGTGACGAAGGATGGTGTCACAGTGGCAAAAAGTATCGAGTTTAAAGACAGGGTTAAGAACGTTGGTGCTAGTCTCGTCAAGCAGGTTGCTAACGCCACCAATGACGTCGCTGGTGATG GTACCACTTGTGCAACGGTTCTAACGAAGGCAATTTATTCCGAAGGCTGCAAATCAGTTGCAGCTGGAATGAATGCCATGGATCTTAGACGTGGGATCACCATGGCCGTTGATTCAGTAGTCACAAACTTGAAGAGTCGAGCCAGAATGATCAGCACATCCGAAGAGATAGCTCAG GTTGGGACAATATCAGCAAACGGAGAACGAGAGATTGGCGAGCTTATTGCCAAAGCTATGGAGAAAGTTGGCAAAGAGGGTGTTATTACCATATCT GACGGGAAAACACTTAACAATGAATTGGAAGTGGTCGAGGGAATGAAGTTGGACAGAGGCTATATATCACCTTACTTCATCACCAATACAAAGAACCAAAAATGT GAATTAGATGACCCTTTGATTCTAATACACGAGAAAAAAATCTCTAGCTTAAATTCTATTGTTAAAGTTCTGGAGTTGGCTTTGAAG AATCAAAGATCCCTGCTGATTGTTGCTGAAGATATTGAAAGTGAGGCATTAGCCACACTCATTCTTAACAAGCTCCGCGCTGGTATTAAG gTTTGTGCCATCAAAGCCCCTGGATTTGGAGAAAGCCGAAAGTCAAATTTGCAAGACCTTGCAATTCTTACCGGAGGAGAG GTCATAACCGATGAACTTGGCATGAACCTCGAAAAAATGTCACCAGACATGCTAGGGACTTGCAAAAGG GTTACAATATCAAAGGATGATACGGTTATTCTCGACGGGGCTGGTGATAAGAAAGCCATTGAAGAACGATGTGAACAG TTGAGATCATCAATCGAATTAAGCACTTCTGATTATGATACCGAGAAGCTGCAGGAGAGACTAGCAAAGCTCTCTGGTGGCGTTGCGGTTTTGAAG ATTGGAGGAGCTAGTGAAGCGGAGGTTGGTGAGAAGAAGGATAGGGTTACTGACGCTTTAAACGCTACAAAAGCTGCCGTCGAGGAAGGAATCGTACCAG GTGGTGGTGTGGCTCTTCTATATGCTTCCAAGGAGCTCGAAAAGCTTCAGACTGCCAATTTTGACCAGAAGATCGGTGTTCAAATAATCCAAAATGCTCTCAAG GCACCGGTGCACACGATTGCTTCCAATGCTGGAGTCGAAGGTGCTGTTGTTGTCGGAAAACTGTTGGAGCAGGATAACCCTGATATCGGATATGATGCTGCTaaag GTCAATACGTAGACATGGTCAAGGAAGGAATCATCGACCCCCTGAAAGTCATCAGGACAGCATTAGTTGACGCCGCAAG CGTGTCATCTTTATTGACCACAACCGAAGCCGTAATTGTTGAGCTTCCAAAAGATAAGGAATCGCCAGCAATGACTCCAGGCATGGGCGACTATTAA
- the LOC110880542 gene encoding receptor-like protein EIX2, with the protein MENQWSLGLHLIFVTTILAANINPCLGAQNTTVACFEHERLALLKFKHSVIDDYDMLSSWIGNDCCRWDKVTCNGVTGNVESLILRGTLSFSLQEFLLGKEVSISLGDLSHLKYLDLSMNDFQGSQIPKFIGSLKQLTYLNLSNAKFSGIIPHHIGNLSSLTTLDLSSFYEKELVADDMIWISGLKSLEHLHLNVVNLSGAKNLDIVLYMIPSLKEVSLSACGISNADLGPLHNSSTSLSNIKHLDLSYNYFKGMIPSLLELRLKNCNINEIYLSHTLHNFSTLPNIHHLDLSSNELRGPIPTFHGKLTKLYLSGNFLNSSIPEPLGKLRLLQVLDLSGNKLTGHIPSFPEKLIELDLSEFLGKLRLLRVIDLSSNELTGPIPTLLGELRSLDVSYNSLEGVVSESHFANLSMLKDLNAASNSKLTFNVSLEWLPPFQLIQIDLSSCKIKNGFPQWLRNQRKLQRLDLSNATISGPLPTWFRKIPIIPFINLSHNNLRGPLINLPSGGTNIDDLRILFLQNNNFNESIPKSLCKRIDLVYIDLSRNRLIGKIPKCFKNLQKLFVLKLSSNVLRGSIPSSIGHISSLGSLSLNDNNFSGELPAVFWNLRLRVLDLGDNAFSGKIPEWMGEKMTSLLVFRLHNNNFTGGIPQSLCTNLELQILDVAHNNLVGTIPHCLGELQGMVINHTLATIGEGTEERMIRVMKGVSLEYANTWSFVTNMNLSSNKLVGDILVELTTLQGLVGLNLSNNHLSGCILDHIGNMTALFSLDLSGNELGGPIPPSILALTFLSHLNLSNNNLSGRIPTGNQLQTLIDPSIYDGNKHLCGAPLPKNCSSHKDPTAKPKKTHEAADEPNKAWYFYLNITCGFTTGFWGVVIVLVLKKQWRHKLFVFAEETMDKIHVAIMVRVNKMKKRREAIQS; encoded by the exons ATGGAGAACCAGTGGAGTTTGGGGCTCCATTTGATTTTTGTAACTACTATTTTGGCTGCCAACATAAATCCATGTTTGGGTGCTCAAAATACAACAGTGGCTTGCTTTGAACATGAGCGACTAGCTCTTCTCAAATTCAAACACAGTGTCATAGATGACTACGATATGTTGTCATCATGGATTGGTAATGATTGTTGCCGTTGGGATAAAGTCACTTGTAATGGTGTCACTGGAAATGTTGAAAGTTTGATTCTCAGAGGTACTCTTAGTTTTTCTCTCCAGGAATTCTTACTTGGTAAAGAGGTGAGTATTTCTTTAGGAGATTTGAGTCATCTAAAATATTTGGACTTAAGTATGAATGATTTTCAAGGAAGCCAGATACCCAAGTTCATTGGATCCTTGAAACAATTAACTTACCTCAATCTCTCTAATGCAAAATTTTCTGGTATTATTCCACATCACATTGGAAATCTTTCTAGTCTAACGACTCTTGATCTCAGTTCATTTTATGAGAAAGAGCTTGTGGCAGATGATATGATATGGATTTCCGGCCTTAAGTCACTCGAGCATCTTCACTTAAATGTTGTGAATCTTAGTGGAGCAAAAAACCTTGACATCGTGCTTTACATGATTCCTTCGTTAAAAGAGGTAAGCTTGTCAGCATGTGGTATTTCCAATGCCGATCTTGGTCCTCTACATAATTCGAGCACTTCACTTTCTAACATCAAACATCTGGATCTCAGCTACAATTATTTCAAAG GCATGATCCCTTCTTTATTAGAGTTGCGCTTAAAAAATTGCAACATCAACGAGATATATCTATCTCATACTCTTCATAATTTTAGTACCCTTCCTAATATCCATCACTTAGATCTGTCTTCTAATGAGTTAAGGGGTCCCATTCCGACATTCCATGGGAAACTTACTAAACTTTACCTTTCTGGTAATTTTCTGAACAGTTCAATTCCAGAACCTCTAGGAAAATTAAGATTACTACAGGTATTAGATCTATCAGGTAATAAGTTAACGGGTCACATTCCGTCTTTCCCCGAGAAACTTATTGAACTTGACCTTTCTG AATTTCTAGGAAAATTAAGATTACTGCGAGTAATAGATCTATCAAGTAACGAGTTAACAGGTCCCATCCCGACATTACTCGGGGAACTCCGTTCTCTTGATGTCTCTTATAATTCTTTGGAGGGAGTAGTTTCTGAATCCCATTTTGCTAACCTTTCGATGTTGAAGGACTTGAATGCAGCTTCTAACAGTAAGTTGACATTCAATGTTTCACTTGAGTGGCTGCCTCCATTCCAATTAATACAAATTGATCTCAGTTCTTGCAAGATTAAAAACGGATTTCCACAGTGGCTTCGAAATCAAAGGAAACTTCAAAGATTAGACTTGTCTAATGCAACCATCTCAGGACCTCTGCCCACATGGTTCCGAAAGATTCCCATCATTCCTTTCATTAATCTCTCCCACAATAACCTCCGTGGACCTCTGATAAACCTTCCTAGTGGAGGTACTAATATTGATGATTTGCGGATTTTGTTTCTTCAAAATAACAATTTCAATGAGTCTATTCCAAAGTCCTTATGCAAGAGGATAGATTTAGTTTATATTGATCTTTCCAGAAATAGGCTAATCGGGAAAATTCCCAAATGTTTTAAGAACCTACAAAAATTATTTGTTTTGAAATTAAGCTCAAATGTGCTACGAGGCAGCATTCCCAGTTCTATAGGGCACATTTCATCATTGGGATCGTTAAGCTTGAATGATAATAACTTTAGTGGTGAGCTTCCTGCGGTATTTTGGAATTTACGTTTACGGGTCTTAGATTTGGGTGATAATGCATTCTCTGGAAAAATACCGGAGTGGATGGGAGAAAAAATGACATCATTGTTGGTTTTTAGGTTACATAACAATAACTTCACAGGAGGAATTCCTCAATCGTTGTGCACTAATTTAGAACTTCAAATTCTGGATGTTGCACACAACAACTTAGTAGGAACAATCCCTCATTGTCTAGGAGAATTGCAAGGCATGGTTATCAATCATACCCTTGCTACCATTGGTGAGGGTACTGAGGAGAGGATGATTCGGGTAATGAAAGGTGTTTCTCTTGAATATGCGAATACATGGTCTTTTGTCACTAACATGAACCTTTCAAGCAATAAACTTGTTGGAGACATACTTGTAGAGTTAACTACACTTCAGGGATTGGTGGGTCTCAATTTGTCCAATAATCATCTTAGCGGATGCATTCTGGACCACATTGGAAACATGACAGCATTATTCTCTCTCGATTTATCAGGAAACGAGTTGGGTGGGCCGATCCCTCCAAGCATTTTAGCTTTGACTTTTTTGAGCCATTTAAATTTGTCAAACAACAACTTGTCAGGCCGAATTCCAACAGGAAATCAGTTGCAGACCCTCATTGATCCATCAATATATGACGGGAACAAACATCTGTGTGGAGCTCCATTGCCAAAGAATTGCTCCAGTCACAAAGACCCAACCGCTAAGCCCAAGAAAACACATGAAGCAGCTGATGAGCCCAACAAGGCATGGTACTTTTATCTGAACATAACTTGTGGTTTCACAACAGGGTTTTGGGGAGTTGTTATAGTTTTGGTGTTAAAGAAGCAATGGAGGCATAAGCTTTTCGTGTTTGCTGAGGAAACCATGGACAAGATACACGTTGCAATCATGGTGAGAGTTAACAAGATGAAGAAAAGAAGAGAAGCCATACAGAGTTGA